A window of the Brassica napus cultivar Da-Ae chromosome C5, Da-Ae, whole genome shotgun sequence genome harbors these coding sequences:
- the LOC106364379 gene encoding transcription factor bHLH111 isoform X1 — MIREECTPSSSWWEDVHHDDHASSISTSFYHKNSNGNNNNNSTANCEGDNLSISTVNTSNRFDLTAESSSRHSLSAPDHPASTSDELLRDHVVSSNNHLWSLAYLPGRSLGDQMLDHHHHNNHITSSRNNSSTTSELPFEPVCDNANGWIYDTNQVRYDQSSEQRLSKLTDLVGKHWSLAPPSNPDMNHNLHHHFDQTSDDISMYRQELEVKNEEDLCYNNGLNGGASLFRDAIESSRSFLDIRLSRPLTDINPSFKPSFKALSLSEFGKKEHQTASLLFSQATVRLGPTNAGKKKRCDEVSDEASKKAKCGRDSTHSPDKDLPKAKLRDKITTLQQIVSPFGKTDTASVLQEAITYINFYQEQVKLLSTPYMKNSSIKDPWGGWDREEYNKRGPKHLDLKSRGLCLVPISCTPVAYHDNSATDYWSPSYRGSLYR, encoded by the exons atgataaGGGAAGAATGTACTCCAAGTTCGTCATGGTGGGAAGATGTTCATCATGATGATCATGCAAGCTCCATTTCAACTTCTTTTTACCATAAGAATAGTAATggtaacaataataataactcAACCGCAAACTGTGAAGGAGACAATCTCTCGATCTCAACGGTAAACACTTCAAATCGTTTTGACCTAACCGCTGAATCATCCAGTCGTCACTCTCTCTCGGCTCCGGATCACCCTGCTTCCACCTCCGATGAGTTGCTCCGAGACCACGTCGTCTCTTCTAATAATCATCTATGGAGTCTTGCCTACTT GCCTGGTAGAAGCTTAGGAGATCAAATGctggatcatcatcatcataataaTCACATAACATCTTCAAGAAATAATTCATCAACAACATCAGAATTACCTTTTGAGCCAGTCTGCGATAACGCCAACGGTTGGATCTACGACACAAACCAAGTAAGGTACGATCAAAGTAGCGAACAAAGGCTGTCAAAGTTGACGGATCTCGTAGGCAAACACTGGTCGCTCGCGCCACCGAGTAATCCCGACATGAACCATAACCTTCATCATCACTTTGATCAGACAAGCGATGATATTTCTATGTACAGACAAGAATTGGAAGTGAAAAATGAGGAAGATCTTTGTTACAATAATGGATTAAATGGTGGTGCTTCGTTGTTTCGTGATGCTATAGAAAGTTCAAGAAGTTTCCTTGATATAAGGTTAAGCAGGCCACTAACGGATATTAATCCGTCGTTTAAGCCATCCTTTAAAGCCTTAAGCTTATCTGAGTTTGGCAAGAAAGAGCATCAAACGGCATCACTG CTATTTTCGCAGGCAACTGTGAGGTTGGGACCAACAAACGCCGGGAAGAAGAAAAGATGTGATGAAGTCTCCGATGAGGCCTCTAAGAAGGCCAAGTGCGGCCGCGATTCCACACATTCGCCGGATAAG GATTTACCCAAAGCCAAGCTTCGAGACAAGATCACGACTCTACAGCAAATTGTGTCTCCCTTTGGAAAG ACGGATACTGCTTCTGTGCTTCAGGAGGCCATCACATACATAAATTTTTATCAAGAGCAAGTAAAG ctgctaagcactcCTTATATGAAGAACTCGTCAATTAAG GATCCATGGGGAGGATGGGACAGAGAAGAGTACAACAAAAGAGGACCGAAACATCTAGACCTAAAGAGTAGAGGCCTTTGTTTGGTTCCTATTTCTTGCACCCCAGTCGCCTACCACGATAACAGTGCAACTGACTACTGGAGTCCCTCGTATAGAGGTTCTTTGTATCGCTGA
- the LOC106364379 gene encoding transcription factor bHLH111 isoform X2: MIREECTPSSSWWEDVHHDDHASSISTSFYHKNSNGNNNNNSTANCEGDNLSISTVNTSNRFDLTAESSSRHSLSAPDHPASTSDELLRDHVVSSNNHLWSLAYLPGRSLGDQMLDHHHHNNHITSSRNNSSTTSELPFEPVCDNANGWIYDTNQVRYDQSSEQRLSKLTDLVGKHWSLAPPSNPDMNHNLHHHFDQTSDDISMYRQELEVKNEEDLCYNNGLNGGASLFRDAIESSRSFLDIRLSRPLTDINPSFKPSFKALSLSEFGKKEHQTASLATVRLGPTNAGKKKRCDEVSDEASKKAKCGRDSTHSPDKDLPKAKLRDKITTLQQIVSPFGKTDTASVLQEAITYINFYQEQVKLLSTPYMKNSSIKDPWGGWDREEYNKRGPKHLDLKSRGLCLVPISCTPVAYHDNSATDYWSPSYRGSLYR; this comes from the exons atgataaGGGAAGAATGTACTCCAAGTTCGTCATGGTGGGAAGATGTTCATCATGATGATCATGCAAGCTCCATTTCAACTTCTTTTTACCATAAGAATAGTAATggtaacaataataataactcAACCGCAAACTGTGAAGGAGACAATCTCTCGATCTCAACGGTAAACACTTCAAATCGTTTTGACCTAACCGCTGAATCATCCAGTCGTCACTCTCTCTCGGCTCCGGATCACCCTGCTTCCACCTCCGATGAGTTGCTCCGAGACCACGTCGTCTCTTCTAATAATCATCTATGGAGTCTTGCCTACTT GCCTGGTAGAAGCTTAGGAGATCAAATGctggatcatcatcatcataataaTCACATAACATCTTCAAGAAATAATTCATCAACAACATCAGAATTACCTTTTGAGCCAGTCTGCGATAACGCCAACGGTTGGATCTACGACACAAACCAAGTAAGGTACGATCAAAGTAGCGAACAAAGGCTGTCAAAGTTGACGGATCTCGTAGGCAAACACTGGTCGCTCGCGCCACCGAGTAATCCCGACATGAACCATAACCTTCATCATCACTTTGATCAGACAAGCGATGATATTTCTATGTACAGACAAGAATTGGAAGTGAAAAATGAGGAAGATCTTTGTTACAATAATGGATTAAATGGTGGTGCTTCGTTGTTTCGTGATGCTATAGAAAGTTCAAGAAGTTTCCTTGATATAAGGTTAAGCAGGCCACTAACGGATATTAATCCGTCGTTTAAGCCATCCTTTAAAGCCTTAAGCTTATCTGAGTTTGGCAAGAAAGAGCATCAAACGGCATCACTG GCAACTGTGAGGTTGGGACCAACAAACGCCGGGAAGAAGAAAAGATGTGATGAAGTCTCCGATGAGGCCTCTAAGAAGGCCAAGTGCGGCCGCGATTCCACACATTCGCCGGATAAG GATTTACCCAAAGCCAAGCTTCGAGACAAGATCACGACTCTACAGCAAATTGTGTCTCCCTTTGGAAAG ACGGATACTGCTTCTGTGCTTCAGGAGGCCATCACATACATAAATTTTTATCAAGAGCAAGTAAAG ctgctaagcactcCTTATATGAAGAACTCGTCAATTAAG GATCCATGGGGAGGATGGGACAGAGAAGAGTACAACAAAAGAGGACCGAAACATCTAGACCTAAAGAGTAGAGGCCTTTGTTTGGTTCCTATTTCTTGCACCCCAGTCGCCTACCACGATAACAGTGCAACTGACTACTGGAGTCCCTCGTATAGAGGTTCTTTGTATCGCTGA